From a region of the Cryptococcus depauperatus CBS 7841 chromosome 6, complete sequence genome:
- a CDS encoding cystathionine beta-synthase codes for MSSETTSQHHWQGVLSSAFDAIGHTPLIRLDRIAEAENLKCNLLGKCEFFSAGGSVKDRIAKRMVEYAEKTGRLVPGKSIVIEPTSGNTGIGLALACALRGYRCIITLPAKMSLEKEVMLRALGAEIVRTPTEAAFDSPESHISIARVLEKAIPDSVILDQYSNPNNPLAHYFGTYDEIEHALKSSDLPRKDITLLVAGAGTGGTITGIARAIRDTENGSYGDIKEKTNGHTTGPTHRATIVAVDPVGSILGGGKPGNYQVEGIGYDFFPEVLDPKPPLIDEWIKTEDDESFIATKRLIRKEGLFVGGSSGAALAGALRYLRSPSGSHIANDPEANVVVLLPDGVRNYMSKPWFVEESDAEERKDTEGLREQIRGVLGRDLRDVYGKNRDTSGHSKEGLHHC; via the exons ATGTCAAGCGAGACGACTTCACAGCACCATTGGCAAGGCGTCCTTTCCTCCGCCTTTGATGCCATAGGCCATACCCCTCTCATCCGGCTGGATCGCATAGCAGAAGCGGAGAATCTAAAGTGCAATCTAT TGGGAAAATGCGAGTTCTTTTCCGCGGGAGGTTCCGTTAAGGATAGAATAGCAAAACGGATGGTTGAATATGCTGAAAAGACTGGGAGGCTTGTACCAGGAAAGAGTATCGTCATTGAGCCAACTA GCGGGAACACAGGCATTGGCCTGGCTTTGGCATGTGCCCTGAGAGGCTACAGGTGTATCATTACTCTTCCAGCCAAGATGAGTCTTGAGAAGGAGGTTATGCTTCGTGCACTTGGTGCTGAGATAGTAAGAACACC GACAGAAGCAGC ATTTGACAGTCCCGAAAGCCACATTAGTATCGCCCGTGTTCTTGAAAAAGCCATCCCAGATTCAGTCATCTTGGACCAATACTCTAACCCCAACAATCCCTTAGCGCACTACTTTGGGACCTATGACGAGATTGAG CACGCTCTCAAGTCTTCAGACTTGCCAAGGAAAGATATTACATTGCTCGTCGCAGGGGCTGGCACCGGCGGAACAATCACTGGCATTGCCCGCGCTATACGAGACACTGAGAATGGAAGCTACGGGGACATTAAGGAAAAAACCAATGGCCACACAACTGGTCCTACTCACAGGGCAACAATTGTGGCTGTGGATCCCGTAGGATCTATTTTGGGTGGCGGCAAGCCGGGAAACTATCAAGTTGAAGGTATTGGTTAT GATTTCTTTCCTGAAGTACTTGACCCAAAACCTCCCTTGATAGATGAATGGATTAAgactgaagatgatgagtcATTCATTGCTACCAAACGTCTCAT aagaaaagaaggtCTCTTTGTTGGTGGTTCCTCTGGTGCTGCATTAGCTGGCGCACTTCGCTATCTACGTTCTCCATCCGGCTCTCATATTGCAAATGACCCAGAAGCAAATGTCGTTGTACTGCTCCCCGACGGCGTGAGAAACTACATGAGCAAGCCTTGGTTCGTCGAAGAATCTGATGCAGAAGAACGTAAAGACACTGAAGGGTTAAGGGAACAGATCAGAGGCGTGTTAGGAAGGGATCTCAGAGATGTATACGGAAAGAATAGGGATACTAGTGGGCATTCCAAGGAAGGACTTCACCATTGTTAA